Proteins co-encoded in one Corylus avellana chromosome ca9, CavTom2PMs-1.0 genomic window:
- the LOC132192126 gene encoding thaumatin-like protein 1b: protein MMKNLAFLGLALAFCFLSGAHAAKITFTNNCPTTVWPGTLTADQKPQLSTTGFELASKASSSVDVQAPWIGRFWARTRCTTDSSGKFSCETADCASGQVACNGAGAIPPASLVEINIAAGGGQDFYDVSLVDGFNLPVSVATQGGTGDCKPSSCPANVNAVCPAELQVKGSDGSVIACKSACTAFNEPKYCCTGANNTPETCPPTNYSQIFENQCPQAYSYAYDDKNSTFTCSGAPDYVITFCP from the exons ATGATGAAAAACCTTGCATTCCTCGGCCTTGCTTTGGCCTTCTGTTTCCtatctg GTGCTCATGCTGCCAAAATAACGTTCACAAACAACTGTCCAACAACTGTTTGGCCAGGAACTCTAACCGCGGACCAGAAACCTCAACTATCAACTACTGGATTTGAGCTAGCATCTAAAGCATCCTCATCAGTTGATGTCCAAGCTCCATGGATAGGTCGGTTTTGGGCCCGAACACGATGCACCACGGACTCCTCGGGAAAGTTCTCTTGTGAAACTGCTGACTGTGCCTCTGGCCAGGTTGCATGCAACGGCGCAGGTGCAATCCCGCCAGCATCCTTGGTAGAAATCAACATAGCAGCTGGTGGTGGACAAGATTTCTACGATGTTAGTCTTGTAGATGGCTTCAACCTCCCTGTTTCAGTTGCCACACAAGGTGGGACCGGTGACTGCAAGCCCTCAAGCTGCCCAGCAAATGTGAATGCTGTGTGTCCTGCTGAGCTACAAGTTAAAGGGTCCGATGGGAGTGTGATCGCTTGTAAGAGCGCATGCACAGCGTTCAATGAGCCAAAGTATTGTTGCACTGGCGCTAACAATACCCCAGAAACATGTCCACCGACAAACTATTCCCAGATCTTCGAGAATCAATGCCCTCAAGCTTATAGCTACGCTTATGATGATAAGAACAGCACATTTACCTGCTCTGGTGCACCTGACTACGTTATTACTTTTTGCCCTTAA